One genomic region from Haloarcula taiwanensis encodes:
- a CDS encoding two-component system sensor histidine kinase/response regulator, producing MDTPVATPNRHGADGTAGQVRVLYVDEDCDDITAVKETLTDSADEFTVTVCETATDALSALEDASYDCVVSEYRLPARNGIELLGAVRDRSFDLPFLLFTDDGDESVASEAISAGVTDYVTKTPLSEQTELLRQRITAAVARSREESDILDRMTDAFFAVDENWEFTYANERGRRIIERAMKGDGATTDLLGRNIWEVIPSIEGTEFSKRYREAMSNQEPTSFEAYFEPLQTWFEVSVYPSSTGISVYFRDITERQKHEEKLRGRERTLREIYAVISRKDMDFEAKVERLLEIGQHVLGTETAALSRIDGDRYVFEIVTDRTGTTEAGDTVPLEATNCERAVIEEQTLVLADIAEDRPDLAERAGYTEMGISCYLGTPVIVDGSVFGTFCFYGTDPRDSFSEWEVTLVELMGNWVSYEQERERREQELTRERNRLEDFASVVSHDLRNPLSVAFGRLTLVEEEYDGNPEHIESLHRSLERMDELIDDVLALARGGHKVIDANETSLDDIITAAWDTVESSDATLERIETDAEITGDQTRLQQLFENLFRNSVEHSDDPVTVRVGTLSGGRGFYVADDGPGIPEDEREQVFERGYTTSDDGTGFGLAIVSEIVDAHGGRITVAESDGGGVRFDVTGVQVDRL from the coding sequence ATGGATACACCCGTGGCCACGCCGAACCGTCACGGGGCCGATGGAACTGCTGGACAGGTCCGTGTCCTCTATGTCGACGAGGACTGTGACGATATCACAGCGGTCAAAGAGACGCTGACTGATAGCGCCGACGAATTCACTGTGACGGTTTGTGAAACGGCAACAGACGCCCTCAGTGCCCTCGAAGACGCGTCCTACGACTGTGTTGTCAGCGAGTATCGATTGCCGGCCCGGAACGGGATCGAACTGCTGGGCGCTGTTCGGGACCGGTCGTTTGACCTCCCGTTTCTGCTGTTTACTGATGACGGAGACGAGAGCGTGGCCAGCGAGGCCATTTCGGCCGGTGTCACGGACTACGTGACGAAGACGCCCCTCTCGGAACAGACGGAACTGCTTCGACAGCGGATCACCGCTGCCGTTGCTCGCTCCCGGGAGGAGTCGGACATCCTCGACCGGATGACCGACGCGTTCTTCGCTGTTGACGAGAACTGGGAGTTCACGTACGCCAACGAGCGTGGTCGGCGCATCATCGAGCGTGCGATGAAGGGGGACGGAGCGACGACGGACCTGCTGGGGCGCAACATCTGGGAGGTGATTCCGTCCATAGAGGGGACGGAGTTCAGCAAGCGGTATCGGGAGGCGATGTCGAACCAGGAGCCGACATCCTTCGAGGCGTACTTCGAGCCGCTACAGACGTGGTTTGAGGTGTCCGTGTACCCGTCGTCGACAGGCATCTCGGTGTATTTCCGTGACATCACGGAGCGCCAGAAACACGAGGAGAAGCTCAGAGGGAGAGAACGAACGCTCAGAGAAATCTATGCCGTCATCTCGCGCAAAGACATGGATTTCGAGGCGAAGGTCGAGCGCTTGCTCGAAATCGGCCAACACGTCCTCGGAACGGAGACGGCCGCACTCTCGCGTATCGACGGTGACAGATACGTCTTCGAAATCGTAACCGACCGGACGGGCACTACCGAAGCGGGCGATACGGTCCCGCTGGAGGCAACGAACTGCGAGCGGGCCGTCATCGAGGAGCAGACGCTGGTGCTGGCCGATATCGCTGAAGACCGGCCAGATCTGGCCGAAAGGGCTGGCTACACGGAGATGGGCATCTCTTGTTACCTTGGAACTCCTGTTATCGTCGACGGGTCAGTGTTCGGGACGTTCTGCTTCTACGGTACGGACCCCCGTGACTCATTCTCTGAGTGGGAAGTCACACTCGTCGAGTTGATGGGGAACTGGGTCAGCTACGAGCAAGAGCGCGAACGCCGCGAGCAGGAACTCACCCGCGAGCGGAACCGTCTGGAGGACTTCGCCAGCGTCGTCAGCCACGACCTCCGGAACCCGCTTAGCGTGGCGTTCGGCCGGCTCACGCTTGTTGAGGAAGAATACGACGGGAATCCGGAGCACATCGAGTCGCTCCACCGGTCACTCGAACGGATGGACGAACTCATCGACGACGTGCTCGCGCTCGCTCGCGGCGGCCACAAGGTCATCGACGCGAACGAAACGTCGTTAGACGATATCATCACCGCCGCTTGGGACACTGTCGAAAGCTCGGACGCGACGCTCGAACGAATTGAGACGGACGCGGAAATCACGGGCGACCAGACGCGCCTCCAGCAGCTGTTCGAGAACCTCTTCCGAAACAGTGTGGAGCACAGCGACGACCCCGTGACTGTTCGCGTCGGGACGCTCTCGGGTGGGCGGGGGTTCTACGTGGCGGACGACGGCCCCGGGATTCCCGAGGACGAGCGTGAGCAGGTGTTCGAGCGCGGCTACACAACGAGCGACGACGGGACCGGCTTCGGGCTGGCTATTGTCTCCGAAATCGTCGACGCACACGGTGGGCGAATAACTGTCGCAGAAAGCGATGGCGGCGGGGTGCGATTCGACGTGACCGGGGTTCAGGTCGACCGCCTATAA
- a CDS encoding pyridine nucleotide-disulfide oxidoreductase, with amino-acid sequence MTHVVIIGAYGSAGAAVAGDLVEEEDIELTLVDNGEPGGGLCILRGCMPSKEVLSAGAHRFQARHDDRLVGDVPEVDLEAVVERKDDHVLGWAGHRRDSIHEMAERDDVTFIHDTATFVDEHTVRAGGEEHEADYVVIATGSSVNIPDTPGINEVDFMTSDQVLDATEFPDSGIVMGFGYIGMEMVPYLAEAGGMELTVIEHDDRPIDEGDPEFGDEALDIYEDNWDVTVPTNCYEKELEETEDGGVRLTVEYDDGGEETFEADQLFLFTGRRPTVEGLGLENTSISVEGDWAKDTMQTRDADHIYAVGDVNGKEPILHVAKEQGFTAAENIVRQESGGSLEDYRNVHHHVIFSGLGVYPFARVGHNEETAKEAGYDIVTATRQASDDGVFKSKDVPEGLAKLVVDAEDGTVLGWQGMHYHADSFAKTFQTIVELGLDVRDLPDRAYHPTLPENVDGLIRDCVDQL; translated from the coding sequence ATGACTCACGTCGTTATCATCGGCGCGTATGGGAGTGCCGGGGCCGCAGTCGCCGGCGACCTTGTCGAGGAGGAGGACATCGAACTCACGCTCGTCGACAACGGCGAGCCCGGCGGTGGCCTCTGTATCCTTCGTGGCTGTATGCCGTCCAAGGAAGTGCTCTCCGCAGGTGCACACCGCTTCCAGGCGCGCCACGACGACCGTCTCGTCGGCGACGTGCCCGAAGTCGATCTGGAAGCCGTCGTCGAACGGAAGGACGACCACGTCCTCGGCTGGGCGGGACACCGCCGGGATTCTATCCACGAAATGGCCGAGCGCGACGACGTGACGTTCATCCACGACACTGCCACGTTCGTCGACGAGCATACGGTCCGGGCCGGAGGCGAGGAACACGAAGCCGACTACGTCGTCATCGCGACCGGCTCCAGCGTGAACATCCCAGACACACCCGGAATCAACGAGGTCGACTTCATGACGAGCGACCAGGTGCTCGATGCCACTGAGTTCCCCGACTCTGGCATCGTGATGGGCTTTGGGTACATCGGGATGGAGATGGTGCCGTACCTCGCCGAGGCCGGTGGGATGGAACTCACAGTTATCGAGCACGACGACCGGCCCATCGACGAGGGCGACCCGGAGTTCGGCGACGAGGCGCTCGACATCTACGAGGACAACTGGGACGTGACCGTTCCGACGAACTGCTACGAGAAGGAACTGGAGGAGACAGAAGACGGCGGCGTCCGCCTCACCGTCGAGTACGACGACGGCGGCGAGGAAACGTTCGAGGCCGACCAGCTGTTCCTGTTCACCGGCCGTCGCCCGACCGTCGAGGGCTTGGGGTTAGAGAACACGTCCATCTCAGTGGAGGGCGACTGGGCGAAAGACACGATGCAGACCCGCGACGCCGACCACATCTACGCCGTCGGCGACGTCAACGGCAAGGAGCCGATTCTCCACGTCGCCAAGGAGCAGGGCTTCACCGCCGCCGAGAACATCGTCCGGCAAGAGTCCGGTGGCTCGCTCGAAGACTACCGGAATGTCCACCACCACGTTATCTTCTCCGGGCTCGGCGTCTATCCGTTCGCTCGCGTCGGCCACAACGAGGAGACTGCGAAAGAAGCGGGCTACGACATCGTCACGGCGACGCGACAGGCCAGCGACGACGGCGTGTTCAAATCGAAAGACGTGCCCGAGGGCCTTGCGAAACTCGTCGTCGACGCGGAGGACGGAACAGTACTCGGCTGGCAAGGGATGCACTACCACGCGGACAGCTTCGCCAAGACGTTCCAGACCATTGTCGAGCTCGGCCTTGACGTGCGTGACCTGCCGGACCGGGCCTACCATCCGACGCTCCCGGAGAACGTCGACGGACTCATTCGGGACTGCGTCGACCAGTTATAG
- a CDS encoding RND transporter, protein MDYQRYIDWADDRIVHDSRKVVLLFLVVTVVFSAGLGSVSTNSGTSQFTTGLPAEEALQEVNDKFSPAFSPDTGSTQLIQRENNVLAKPALLRMLRSQHRLEEHGALRVTSTSSAATIVAQQLDPEAKTTEQQIYAVEAATPGEIDAAVGRAAERNSRFKSLLSKDFNRKSASASATIGVVTHEVPAGISSGSGQGGSSPLTSIQKQAGFTVSSADNGGITLFGSGIIADEFSNVVSDSLILTVPAAVLFILFFLTIAYRDLADMALGLIALFMAVVWTFGFMGLAGIPFSQMLIAVPPLLLAVGIDFGIHAVNRYREERETGASIQKSMRITTDQLLVAFFIVTGTTVIGFAANLTSALPPIQDFGYVASVGITFTFLIFGVFLPAAKVELDRLRQRFPIPTFSETPLGAEDSALSDVLRGGVVIANRAPIVFLVLILISTVGASYYATGVSTSFSQEDFLPPEENPDFVESLPEPFAPSEYTVTEVTNFLDDRFDTTQSSQATVYVEGPMRNDAALEQMYRAGDNPPDSFVREDGRAESTSIVTVIQDRAAEDPEFRRMVERNDQNDNGVPDDNLEEIYEYLLDSSDRSTALEYITEDYRSARVVYTVESDATDAEVTADTRTVAEDFRYEATATGSIIVFQAVSDLILESAIQSLAIALAGSSVFLILIYNMLEGRPSLGLVNIIPVVVTVAWLGGTMRVLSIPFNALTATMLAITIGLGVDYSVHVTHRFADEFEENDLETALDRTVRGTGGALFGSMLTTTFGIGVLGLAVFPAIGQFGILTALSIGYAFLASLLVIPSALVVWDRVFNADWSVGGILGFGRSQPPAPVEGDD, encoded by the coding sequence ATGGATTACCAGCGCTACATCGACTGGGCGGACGACCGCATCGTCCACGATTCACGGAAGGTGGTGCTCCTCTTCCTGGTCGTGACGGTGGTCTTCAGCGCCGGCCTCGGAAGCGTCTCGACCAACTCCGGGACGTCACAGTTTACGACCGGGCTTCCGGCCGAAGAGGCACTGCAGGAGGTCAACGACAAGTTCTCGCCGGCCTTCTCTCCGGATACAGGGAGCACGCAGTTGATCCAGCGGGAGAACAACGTGCTCGCGAAGCCGGCGCTGCTACGGATGCTCAGGTCACAGCATCGGTTGGAAGAGCACGGAGCGCTCCGTGTCACGTCGACCTCAAGCGCCGCTACCATCGTCGCCCAGCAGCTAGATCCGGAGGCGAAGACGACCGAACAGCAGATCTATGCTGTCGAAGCCGCGACACCGGGAGAAATCGACGCTGCCGTCGGGCGCGCGGCCGAGCGGAACTCCCGGTTCAAATCGCTACTGAGCAAGGATTTCAACCGCAAATCCGCCTCAGCGTCGGCGACGATCGGCGTCGTCACGCACGAGGTTCCGGCCGGAATCTCGTCCGGGTCAGGCCAGGGCGGATCGAGTCCGCTGACGAGCATCCAGAAACAGGCCGGATTCACTGTCTCCAGCGCTGACAACGGTGGCATCACCCTGTTCGGGAGCGGCATCATCGCTGACGAGTTCTCGAACGTCGTCAGTGATTCGCTCATCCTGACCGTGCCCGCAGCGGTGCTGTTCATCCTCTTTTTCCTGACGATTGCCTACCGCGACCTCGCAGACATGGCGCTTGGCCTTATCGCGCTGTTTATGGCCGTCGTCTGGACGTTCGGCTTCATGGGACTTGCCGGTATCCCCTTCTCGCAGATGCTCATCGCCGTGCCGCCGCTGTTGCTGGCGGTCGGTATCGACTTCGGAATTCACGCCGTCAACCGGTATCGGGAGGAGCGCGAAACCGGAGCGTCTATCCAGAAGTCGATGCGAATCACGACTGACCAGTTGCTCGTCGCCTTCTTCATTGTGACGGGGACGACAGTCATCGGGTTCGCCGCGAATCTCACCAGTGCACTGCCGCCGATTCAGGACTTCGGCTACGTGGCCTCTGTCGGTATCACGTTTACCTTCCTCATCTTCGGGGTGTTCCTACCCGCCGCAAAGGTAGAATTGGATCGGCTCCGTCAGCGCTTCCCCATTCCGACGTTCAGTGAGACGCCGCTGGGCGCGGAAGACTCAGCACTCAGCGACGTGTTGCGCGGCGGTGTCGTCATCGCGAATCGCGCCCCGATCGTCTTCCTCGTGCTAATCCTGATATCCACGGTCGGTGCCAGCTACTACGCCACCGGCGTCTCGACCTCGTTCAGTCAGGAGGACTTCCTGCCGCCCGAGGAGAATCCAGACTTCGTCGAATCCCTGCCGGAACCGTTCGCTCCGAGCGAATACACCGTAACGGAGGTGACGAACTTCCTCGATGACCGGTTCGATACGACCCAGTCCAGTCAGGCGACGGTGTACGTAGAGGGGCCAATGCGGAACGATGCGGCGCTTGAGCAGATGTATCGGGCGGGTGACAACCCGCCGGATTCGTTCGTCCGAGAGGACGGGCGCGCTGAGTCGACGTCTATCGTCACGGTCATTCAAGACCGAGCAGCAGAGGACCCCGAATTCCGCCGGATGGTCGAGCGTAACGACCAGAACGACAACGGAGTCCCAGACGATAACCTCGAGGAGATATACGAGTATCTGCTCGACTCGTCGGACCGGAGTACGGCGTTAGAGTACATCACCGAGGACTACCGGAGCGCGCGCGTCGTCTACACGGTTGAATCGGACGCGACCGACGCCGAGGTGACCGCCGATACGCGAACCGTTGCCGAGGACTTCCGGTACGAGGCGACGGCGACCGGCTCAATCATCGTGTTCCAGGCCGTCTCGGACCTTATTCTGGAGTCAGCCATACAGTCACTGGCGATTGCGCTTGCCGGGTCGTCGGTGTTCCTCATTCTCATCTACAATATGCTGGAAGGGCGGCCGTCGCTTGGTCTCGTGAACATCATTCCTGTCGTCGTCACGGTGGCGTGGCTCGGCGGCACGATGCGGGTGCTTAGCATCCCGTTCAACGCGCTCACAGCGACAATGCTGGCGATAACCATCGGGCTGGGGGTCGACTACTCTGTCCACGTCACCCACCGGTTCGCCGACGAGTTCGAGGAAAACGACCTCGAAACGGCGCTAGACCGGACTGTTCGCGGGACCGGCGGGGCGCTGTTCGGGAGTATGCTCACCACGACGTTCGGCATCGGTGTGCTCGGGCTGGCTGTGTTCCCCGCAATCGGCCAGTTCGGCATCCTGACGGCGTTGTCGATCGGGTACGCGTTCCTTGCTTCCCTACTGGTGATCCCCTCCGCGCTCGTCGTCTGGGACCGGGTGTTCAACGCTGACTGGTCGGTCGGTGGCATACTCGGGTTCGGGCGGTCGCAGCCACCCGCACCCGTCGAAGGCGACGACTGA
- a CDS encoding sialidase, whose amino-acid sequence MKPRTLLTLAVVALLMASGTAIGAVTGSPDFDATFVDNTVTPGEETTLDVVLVNSGTVDSGPTSQAVRSSEVTTARGTTVKVNDGDAPITVTTSKQAVGSVPEGKTQPISFDISVDDDASPGDYTVPVIVEYEYTSYISENDGARDEETTTKRIELELEIDDDAAFDVVDVDSGARVDSVGTVAVTVENTGDEPAREASVTLESTNPELTVGSDTSSSRFIDTWEAGEQRTLRYRVGASGDARAEPYQFDLQVDFDDTDGVRKSTSASSLGITPAREQTFSVRGVDSDVAVGDSGTYNVTLHNDGPVAVRDATVSLRSQSSEIAFGESDSAEQYIGTWEPGETRTVSVDASASEDASVRGYAISATVGYKDPEGDSGADDDIALGIRPEPEQSFELGDVESTLQAGDDGTIEASLTNTGDRTVRNVVLNWASDNDNISPKETQYAVGDLGPGESATVSFDAEVSDNANAGPRQFDFVANYRNSEGDSRESDTLEVRQSVGGSADEFIVETTNASVNVGGSNTLEVTITNDAGERLTDIEAKLFTEDPISVSDDQAYVESLDQGESATIEFGISASGAAMTKNYPVSLDFQYEEPDGDTPVSDTYRLPVSVTNSGGGSSPLTAIIGVALVAALAIGGYFRFR is encoded by the coding sequence ATGAAACCACGAACATTACTGACGCTGGCTGTTGTCGCATTGCTCATGGCGTCCGGAACGGCGATCGGCGCCGTGACCGGGAGTCCCGACTTCGACGCAACGTTCGTCGATAACACCGTTACGCCCGGTGAAGAAACAACACTCGACGTTGTGCTCGTCAACAGCGGGACGGTCGACTCCGGTCCGACATCACAGGCCGTTCGGAGCAGCGAAGTAACGACCGCTCGCGGGACCACAGTCAAAGTCAACGACGGAGACGCCCCGATTACGGTGACAACGAGCAAGCAAGCCGTCGGGTCCGTCCCGGAAGGGAAGACACAGCCCATTTCATTCGACATCAGCGTCGATGACGACGCAAGTCCCGGCGACTACACCGTCCCTGTCATCGTCGAATACGAGTACACGAGCTATATCTCCGAAAACGACGGGGCACGAGACGAAGAGACAACGACGAAACGGATCGAACTCGAACTCGAAATCGACGACGACGCGGCTTTCGACGTGGTGGACGTCGACTCCGGCGCGCGCGTCGACTCGGTCGGGACGGTCGCGGTCACCGTCGAGAACACTGGTGACGAACCGGCCCGGGAAGCCTCGGTAACGCTGGAATCGACGAACCCTGAACTCACAGTCGGTAGCGACACCAGTAGCTCCCGGTTCATCGACACCTGGGAGGCTGGTGAACAGCGGACGCTCCGGTACCGCGTCGGTGCGAGCGGTGACGCCAGAGCCGAACCGTACCAGTTCGACCTTCAGGTCGACTTCGACGACACGGACGGGGTACGAAAGAGTACGTCCGCCTCCTCGCTCGGTATTACGCCTGCCCGCGAGCAGACGTTCAGCGTCCGGGGCGTCGACAGTGACGTCGCCGTCGGGGATTCGGGGACCTACAACGTCACGCTCCACAACGACGGGCCAGTGGCTGTCAGAGATGCCACGGTCTCCCTGCGCTCACAGAGCAGCGAAATCGCCTTCGGCGAGTCCGACTCCGCCGAGCAGTACATCGGGACGTGGGAACCCGGAGAGACTCGCACCGTCAGCGTTGACGCGTCCGCCAGCGAGGATGCGTCCGTCAGAGGCTATGCGATCTCAGCCACGGTCGGCTACAAGGATCCGGAGGGCGACAGCGGCGCTGACGACGATATCGCACTCGGAATCCGGCCAGAGCCCGAACAGTCCTTCGAGTTAGGGGACGTTGAATCGACACTTCAGGCGGGCGACGACGGGACCATCGAGGCGTCACTCACCAATACTGGCGACCGAACGGTTCGGAACGTCGTCCTAAACTGGGCCAGCGACAACGACAACATCTCGCCAAAGGAGACCCAGTACGCGGTCGGCGATCTCGGACCGGGCGAGTCGGCGACCGTCTCGTTCGACGCCGAAGTGTCGGACAACGCGAACGCCGGCCCGCGGCAGTTCGACTTCGTCGCCAACTACCGTAACAGCGAGGGCGACAGCCGCGAGAGCGATACGCTCGAAGTCCGGCAGAGCGTCGGCGGCAGCGCCGACGAGTTCATCGTCGAGACGACGAACGCGTCTGTCAACGTCGGCGGGTCGAACACGCTCGAAGTGACGATCACCAACGACGCGGGCGAGCGGCTAACCGACATCGAAGCGAAGCTGTTCACTGAAGACCCCATCTCAGTGTCGGATGACCAGGCGTACGTCGAGAGCCTCGACCAGGGCGAGTCAGCGACCATCGAGTTCGGTATCAGCGCGAGCGGTGCCGCGATGACGAAGAACTATCCCGTCTCGCTCGACTTCCAGTACGAGGAGCCGGACGGAGATACGCCGGTGTCCGACACGTACCGACTGCCCGTCTCTGTGACCAACTCCGGCGGTGGCAGTTCGCCACTGACCGCGATTATCGGCGTCGCGCTCGTGGCCGCCCTGGCCATCGGCGGCTACTTCAGATTCCGCTAA